From a single Ooceraea biroi isolate clonal line C1 chromosome 12, Obir_v5.4, whole genome shotgun sequence genomic region:
- the LOC113563057 gene encoding uncharacterized protein LOC113563057, whose protein sequence is MKGPGYMAVTAGEAVHVIKCIPVDVIVRRTKECYIELPVTVRNTSLFITPKSHVLTKMGTIRECSYELPTLYRIEDTWIELIPEPRVRRTSLQQLQPMTSMSWNYLTPGPLASSGIYSQADLDKIRDHIMFPAEKPALLNSMARGITGHVMPDDTMSIYNLLDEASLNKIAESTAKRIWGGFITFGSATAGVFGVLLVVRLIKLAIDTMIHGYALHSAYGCSLYVLGAIWSSLTHLLLYLARGTAKRSHTDGRADPEEQRSSEPVEPVLSQSLSQNNPSNQPTSPQVTDSETIVYTDLQKRLREY, encoded by the coding sequence ATGAAAGGACCAGGTTACATGGCCGTCACTGCAGGGGAAGCCGTTCATGTCATCAAGTGTATACCAGTGGACGTCATCGTACGCCGCACTAAGGAATGTTATATTGAGCTACCGGTTACAGTACGCAACACTTCCCTCTTTATCACACCAAAATCACACGTGTTGACCAAGATGGGAACCATACGAGAGTGTAGCTACGAATTGCCAACCCTTTATCGAATTGAGGATACATGGATTGAACTTATTCCGGAGCCACGTGTTCGCAGAACATCGTTGCAGCAGTTACAACCTATGACAAGTATGtcatggaattatttaacgcCGGGACCACTAGCTTCCAGCGGAATATATTCCCAGGCGGATCTTGATAAAATCAGGGATCATATAATGTTCCCTGCTGAAAAGCCAGCGTTACTTAACAGCATGGCTCGTGGAATCACCGGACACGTCATGCCTGACGATACCATGTCCATTTACAACTTATTGGATGAAGcatcattaaacaaaattgctgaGTCAACTGCTAAACGGATCTGGGGCGGATTCATCACATTTGGATCAGCCACAGCTGGAGTTTTTGGAGTATTATTAGTAGTACGACTAATCAAGCTAGCCATCGACACGATGATACATGGTTATGCTCTACATTCAGCCTACGGATGCAGTCTGTACGTGCTAGGAGCTATCTGGAGCTCCTTGACTCATCTGCTACTCTATTTGGCCAGAGGTACAGCCAAACGCAGCCACACAGATGGACGAGCAGATCCCGAGGAACAACGATCATCGGAACCTGTGGAACCAGTATTATCGCAGTCTTTGTCGCAGAACAACCCTAGCAATCAGCCAACTTCGCCGCAGGTGACTGACAGTGAAACCATTGTATACACAGACTTACAAAAACGTTTGCGTGAATATTAG
- the LOC113563139 gene encoding histone-lysine N-methyltransferase SETMAR-like: protein MSKPIVDEVHIRHCMLLFFDQGMNATKTTESIIDLYGSVLAVNKCQRWFRKFKSGDRNLQDAPRSERPSNFDDDILKSLVESDARLIIEEVSQKLHSPWSTVQEHLKRIGKTNRMGIWTPHELSDDNKEQRKTICNSLLIRYRNEPFCTVL from the coding sequence ATGTCGAAGCCCATTGTTGACGAAGTGCATATTAGGCATTGTATGCTGCTTTTTTTCGACCAGGGTATGAATGCTACTAAAACAACGGAATCAATTATTGATCTTTATGGCAGTGTCTTAGCGGTAAACAAATGTCAACGGTGgtttcgaaaatttaagtCTGGCGACAGAAACCTGCAGGATGCTCCTCGATCTGAAAGACCATCGAACTTTGATGACGACATTTTGAAGTCACTGGTTGAAAGTGATGCAAGATTAATCATTGAAGAAGTGTCACAAAAACTCCATTCTCCATGGTCGACAGTGCAAGAGCATTTAAAACGCATTGGCAAAACAAACAGAATGGGAATTTGGACACCACATGAATTGTCGGACGATAATAAGGAGCAGAGAAAAACAATCTGCAATTCTTTGTTGATAAGATACAGAAATGAACCTTTTTGCACCGTGTTGTAA